A genomic segment from Vanessa cardui chromosome 30, ilVanCard2.1, whole genome shotgun sequence encodes:
- the LOC124542237 gene encoding uncharacterized protein LOC124542237 — MVEKVVVLAILLLIQNIYCGDDYKCDYKFGDPTWDYAQVFYNKTHIVPAGVKSYTIDLSKNSVIICFVCVDIEDISPNNATIAFVSLFKSVVINFNDTNYRDVEVHVLAMQHGYRRQKEPKRIENVGSFNTQSV; from the exons ATGGTGGAAAAAGTCGTAGTTCTTGCTATTCTAttattgatacaaaatatttattgtggaGATGATTATAAGTGCGACTATAAAtttg GTGATCCAACTTGGGATTACGCACAAGTGTTTTACAATAAAACGCACATCGTACCAGCTGGTGTGAAATCATATACAATTGACTTATCG AAAAACAGTGTGATTATATGTTTCGTATGCGTCGACATAGAAGACATCTCGCCCAACAACGCGACCATAGCCTTCGTGAGTTTATTTAAATCGGTCGTGATAAATTTCAACGATACTAACTACCGCGATGTAGAAGTCCATGTATTAGCTATGCAACATGGATACAGAAGGCAAAAAGAACCGAAAAGGATTGAAAATGTGGGCAGTTTTAATACCCAGAGTGTTTGA